Sequence from the Cucurbita pepo subsp. pepo cultivar mu-cu-16 chromosome LG02, ASM280686v2, whole genome shotgun sequence genome:
GAGGTATTATTGGGGAAGAAGAGAGCGAGTCGGGAGAGTCGAAGGGATTGTAGTGGCGTTCGCGTGGATGTCTAGTCAGGAGAGGCACTTGAAAAGATATGTGGATATGTATTCTTCTCTCGGTTGGAATTCTCTCGTTTGCCATTCCGAATTCCTCAATATGTAAGTTCAACCTCCGAATTTACTTGTTTTTCCTTGCTCTGTTTTGTCACTGCAAAGTCGATTTTGATATAACTCTGTTTGAATCGCTCCAAGATAGCCAAATCTCCCATCTCCCTATTTTACCAGTTTCTCGATATTTCTAGCGGCTAGTCTTCAAATTCAACCTGCATCTGTTGTAATGTTCATTGGGGAGGTCCTTGATTCTAATAGGAAACTGGGATTCGCGATTTACTTTCTTTGTTGGCTGAAAGTTTGAAGATAATAATGCGCAGATTCATATGGCTATGAAGTTTTGAAATCGGGGGTTTTGTTCTATCTCTGATTTCTTTTCCCTTGAAATGGCGTTTGGCTGGAAAACAGTAGCCTTAAGCTTGTATAATAGACTACAgtgatttttgtttgtctAAATTTGATGAACATTTGGAGCAGGTTCTTCCCTGATAAGGCTGCATCTCTGGCGTTTGAAATTCTTAAAGTACTAGTCGAGGTTAGTGTTATAGTGCATTTTGAAGTGCAAAATTAAGATAGATGTTTAAGTTTAAGCTAACTAAATACATTAACGGCTGAAATATACTTTCAGGAGCTAAAGATCAAGAGATGCCCTATAGTATTTGCATCATTTTCTGGTGGGCCTAAAGCATGCATGTATAAGGTTCTTCAGGTAAGCTTTGTCACTCAATCCACAAAGTAGAATCCTATTAAGGACAATCAATTTTTTTGCTCACCTTTGCTCCTCATCTCATGGCAGATAATTGAGGGATACCATGAACCACGGCgatatagcttggtaaacaTCGTTTTTTGctaatgtttataaatatattatccTAAGAGGAACCCTTATGGTTTTCCCTAAACTTTTTCAATTTGGCTATAGGATGATTATCAAGTGGTCAGGGACTGTATTGCTGGCTACATTTATGATTCGAGTCCAGTTGATTTTACCAGTGACTTAGGAACTCGATTTTTGCTTCATCCAACTGTGCTGAAAGCATCCCAGCCACCAAGAATAGTGTCATGGGCAGCACACAGCATTGCTTCTGGTCTTGATACGCTCTTCCTCAACAGATTCGAATCACACCGTGCGGAATATTGGCAAACTCTTTATGCCTCAGTCGTAAGCAATTTGACATTTACTGGTTTCAATTCTTTCCAAATCTGCAAGATTCTTCATTCACCTAACAATGTACTTAAATGTAGAGTATGAAAGCTCCTTATCTTATTTTGTGCTCGGAAGAGGATGATCTTGCTCCCTATCAGACGATCTTCAATTTTGCTCAACGACTAGAAGACCTCGGGAGAGatgttaaattaatcaaatggAATGGCTCCCCACATGTAGGTCTGTTCTAAAAATCTTGCTTTCTGTATGCATGG
This genomic interval carries:
- the LOC111789146 gene encoding uncharacterized protein LOC111789146 isoform X1, giving the protein MWGFGGRYYWGRRERVGRVEGIVVAFAWMSSQERHLKRYVDMYSSLGWNSLVCHSEFLNMFFPDKAASLAFEILKVLVEELKIKRCPIVFASFSGGPKACMYKVLQIIEGYHEPRRYSLDDYQVVRDCIAGYIYDSSPVDFTSDLGTRFLLHPTVLKASQPPRIVSWAAHSIASGLDTLFLNRFESHRAEYWQTLYASVSMKAPYLILCSEEDDLAPYQTIFNFAQRLEDLGRDVKLIKWNGSPHVGHFLHFPVEYRAAVTELLNKAAGVYCQRTRPDEVAAVDKMNCDSCNPTPDVRKAASPSSSFQEPALAPSNHLFFSSMIDGFDYRGIGSKHDEDMEGAMRLSNSPRTVPRGANGQILYDVCVPKNVEDWDIESSSSSNGVLRAHTRRHTSFNPIKLMRRSRL
- the LOC111789146 gene encoding uncharacterized protein LOC111789146 isoform X2; the protein is MWGFGGRYYWGRRERVGRVEGIVVAFAWMSSQERHLKRYVDMYSSLGWNSLVCHSEFLNMFFPDKAASLAFEILKVLVEELKIKRCPIVFASFSGGPKACMYKVLQIIEGYHEPRRYSLDDYQVVRDCIAGYIYDSSPVDFTSDLGTRFLLHPTVLKASQPPRIVSWAAHSIASGLDTLFLNRFESHRAEYWQTLYASVSMKAPYLILCSEEDDLAPYQTIFNFAQRLEDLGRDVKLIKWNGSPHGIFCIFQLNIELLSQSC